The genomic DNA GGAATCCTGATATTATGCCCATTAAAGAAGATGATCCATTAAAACCCAATACCCCTTATGGCAAGGATAAAGTTAAAGCCGAAAAACTATGTTTACAATTTGCAGAAGAAGGCTTGCCAGTTACTATCGTGCGCCCTACTATTATTACAGGTCCTGGAGTTGATGATGCTATGATTTTAATTATTCTGTATATGGCACTGGCAATGGATGATTCCAACAGACTATATATAGCAGGTGATGGTGATTCCCGATATCAACTTGTACATCCTGATGATGTGGTTGCTGCGTTGCTTACCATTAAACATAAGCAGGAATCTAAAGGCAAAATTTATAATATTGGTTCTGATAATGTACCAACTCAGCTGGAACAGGTGGTTAAGGTAAAGGAGATAGCCAAGTTAGATTGCCAGATTAAACATATAACACCCTTTTTCACACGGGTACTATCGGTTTTACTAAAGCCATTAAACATCCATTATTTGCGTAAAGACCATGTCCAGTTTATTTTATCCAATTTTGTCCTTGATTGTAATAAAATAAAAGAGGAACTGAACTGGGCCCCCAGGAAGACTAATATTGAAATATGGGCAGAGACAATTGACTGGTATAGAAGGGAAAAACTATAGTATATACTATTTAGTGATTCTTATTACGTATACTGTTTATTACTTTCTGCACTATACGTTTAATGAATTGTATAAGCTTAATAAAAAGAACCCGCAAAAACTGTCCAATATTTCCCTCACCTAAATCAGAAGTAAGCAGCATCTGAGCTTTCCGTATCTCTTCAGTTGAGAGTGGTGCCTGGGACATCTTCATTTCTTTAAGCTTTTCTTTGAGTTGTTTTTTAGAAAGTTTCAACGTTTCTTTGTCAGAGAATTTTCCCGTTTCCATCACAAGCTGTAATAATGAAGGATCAGCTAAAATATCCTGGGTTATCTTGTGAAGTTTATATGCACATCGCTTCAGAATGGGATTTGCAATATTTTTTTTGTTTTCCAGCAATAACGATACATATTGTGATAAAAAATATGCCTGTTTAAAAAGCTTTTTTCTTTCTTCCAGTGTTTTTGTATTAAAATCAATGCGAGTAAATGCATCAACAGCAGTTTCAATGGCATCCAATTTTTCATCGGTGAGTTCATACAGTGATGTTGGGTCAAGATCAGGTATTTCTACAAAACGGTGTGAAATTTCTTTCAAATCCTTAAACATGGTTTCTGAGTATTCCAGGATATATCGGTATGCGCGCTTCTGTAAGGGCGATAGGGCTTCCTCTCCTTCCTGTGACTTTTCCATCTTTTGTTGAATTTCTTTAATATTAAGCGCTGTGGGGTCAAATTTTATCTTGTTAGCATCAAACGTTTTTTTCATTTCAAAGTAGTCAGGCTCAGCAAGGTCACGGCCAATTTTTAAGATATTTAATTTGATGTCACCTAATTTTTCTTTCATTAAATACTTATCAATCTTACTGATACCGTCGGTTACCACAAGTATTTCAGCATTGAGCATATCTTTGTCATAGTGGATGTCATCTATGGCCTGAAACACTGCCTGCTGTAAATTGGTGCTGGTACCGCCAGTAGTGGTGAGTAATACTCGTTCAATTAAAAATGGGAAATCTTCTTTTTTTTCAATCTTAAATAGGTCGCCAGGTTTTGAATCAAAGGGCCTGTAAAAAATCTTTGCATTACTGTTTAATTTACGACGTAGAAATTCTGCAACCAAACACTTGGAAAAAAATGATCGCATCCTGATTTCCATTGAGCGTGAACGGTCTAACAGAAGATAAAATTTTTGGTCAAAACGGTTTGCCTGCCTTCCACTTTCATCCTGTAATGTTGAAATGGGTTTAAATGTATCAGCCTTTTCTTCATAAAATTTTTGCACTAACAGCTCATGCTTGAAGAGTTTAATGTCAAAGATGTCATCTTCCCAGGCAAGCTCGCGTGGCAGGGCTTTCTTTAAATCATAGATGGTGCGGTATCGATCAATGACCATGATATCGCTTAATGGTGATATTCTTTCCACACGGTTAACCAGAATTGATTCATCACGGTTGGGTGCTTCAATTTTTTCTTCGCGGGATATATCTTCCACTGCATTCAATGCTTCGGATATTAATTCAGGGGTAAACACTACCTGAGCTATCTCAAAAATAACAAAAAATTCCGGGGGCAAAATAACTGATAGCTCTTCAAAAAGGCCCAATGAATCCCAGTATTCAAAAAAATCTAAACTGGGACGTGAAGGCGCCTGTAATGTTGTGATTACCTGTGACATACCATCTACAAAATAGCAAAATAATCTTTTGTTATGCCTTCTTTGAGCTCACGGACTTCTTCAACTGCAGGCTGCAGTTCGGTTAAACTGCGCTTCAAGGTTTCTAAAGTAATCTCGTCATCGCTTGCACG from Spirochaetota bacterium includes the following:
- a CDS encoding NAD(P)-dependent oxidoreductase — protein: MILVTGCNSLVGRTLIARFLQDGQQVKAIDMWKDTKLPDAVTFYQSNLLDIDSIEEAMEDVDTVFHLMDVEDASYYGRRFMKKVNIKGTENLLKVAADKNINHFIFLSSAKVYGNPDIMPIKEDDPLKPNTPYGKDKVKAEKLCLQFAEEGLPVTIVRPTIITGPGVDDAMILIILYMALAMDDSNRLYIAGDGDSRYQLVHPDDVVAALLTIKHKQESKGKIYNIGSDNVPTQLEQVVKVKEIAKLDCQIKHITPFFTRVLSVLLKPLNIHYLRKDHVQFILSNFVLDCNKIKEELNWAPRKTNIEIWAETIDWYRREKL